TCCCTAGAACCAGCGTCTCGTCGAGCCCCGCCGCATGTCCTATTTCCTGCTCGCCCATGGAAGCTGCGCCCAGCCTTTGTCCCCATCGCGCCGATCCGCGCTCGCCAAGGTCACCTGCCGTTGCCCAGCTCGACGCCTTTCCCTGCTACAAAGTTCGCCGTCTGTCCGTACGTCGCCTGCTGCTTAGATCCCAGCCAGGTTGACCTTGTCATGGTGCTGGAACTCTCGTGGATCCGGCATGTCGTCTACTTGGCAGCTCCGGCTAGTCGCATCGTCACGCTGTTTACTCCTTCGACGCCATCTGATGCACACCTCCGGAGCTCGCCCGTGTCGTATTTTAGTCAACATCATATCCTGCGCGACGCGCTCCGGTGTCGTTTGTCGCGTTTTGCGCGTCCTTACCACCTCCAACTTTCAATGTTCACTGTCGTCCACTACGCTCAACCATGCGACAACCACGCCATCCATGGCATGTGTTCACGCCAAAAATTCGAGAAGATTAGGTGTAGAAGGAAACAAATCAGTATGTAGTCGGAAAATTCTTGATGTGAATGGAGAAGGCAGTGAAGTCCGCGTGGTGCTCACCACGTGCTCGACGTAATGGCGGAATTGGAACTCATAGCTTTGCTCGTGGCCTTCAAGACGGATTAAATTATTGGTGAGCTGTCATTGCTCTCGCTTTTCATTTTAATATTTCTCGTCAGTTTAGTATACTTGCGCTGTTAATGTGGGGCATTGACATGCGTGTAAATCGTAGTAGTGAATTAGTGCCAGAATAAAATTTGATCGGGTAGAATAGTGAAGTCTAGTAAGTCGCTCGTCACGTAATTAGTGTTATGCGCGGACCTGGAAGCGTCGTTGATTTCGTGGATTCAAgtaggaacaaaagcaacaaaagttggtaccaccttagaacagaagcaacaaaagttggttgcttcctcacctaaaaacaacggggaataaaaccctgagtatggaattactcagcaagtcttacccgactaaagaaaagactctcaagggtatgctggatttgggaatcaaggagaggctttagcaaaaatcaacttagatacttttgcagaaatagcttactaaagtgagtccttactttcaatattttaacgccagattaaatattaatagactctgtttgcatatggtctactttcaccatctcatcaatacaacatcatttttattcatgaggttcacatcctgacttaggttgcaagtcagtgatcaagtctccactctccagggatataacggcgatccgaatcgatttactcaactgaggatctctaaccacacgacatatgtagcacgtaacccttgcatatgtcaactcaccaccggggttcttaagaccagatcaggttcacgccaaccgtgagcatagatacaccaccgttcagcctcttgccacggagggtacacactactctcgccatctctccacgcccattgcgtgttatcttattctggtattagtctgcccgaggcaaagcttaccctgtctcatttccagggcatgtggccagttaagatagtccttgatctagaaggcctacatacgcatccaatccttaattgacccgggcggagcatcacctgttcctagcccaagtcgcgAGTTaaatacttccatccttaggattgttctgtgttccttaggatgaagagAGCATTATAGGTAGCTTTGCAGTAAGATTCCACCa
This portion of the Zea mays cultivar B73 chromosome 2, Zm-B73-REFERENCE-NAM-5.0, whole genome shotgun sequence genome encodes:
- the LOC100192803 gene encoding uncharacterized protein LOC100192803, which encodes MVPGPPSSSARRGIAPCRFSLPGAPPCHARIFFLPAALSLQRTDPSLSPSAGSRRFSPSPWLPPSSPRPLLLPPSRPVSSSAAQLPVRALLPVRTLLPLFSSLLSSSSGYASLLSAFLPALSLLWPWILGSRSSPSSATPISSLEPASRRAPPHVLFPARPWKLRPAFVPIAPIRARQGHLPLPSSTPFPATKFAVCPYVACCLDPSQVDLVMVLELSWIRHVVYLAAPASRIVTLFTPSTPSDAHLRSSPVSYFSQHHILRDALRCRLSRFARPYHLQLSMFTVVHYAQPCDNHAIHGMCSRQKFEKIRCRRKQISM